One window from the genome of Bdellovibrio sp. NC01 encodes:
- the hemC gene encoding hydroxymethylbilane synthase gives MRLKISARKSDLARLQAYMVGDALKSKNPQLEIEYRFTESLGDKNLTDPLWKIPQKGVFTEDFMNELLNGDTDMVVHSWKDLPTEPKTQSAIVATLPRADQRDLLLVKKSHFEKLRSSKAMRVFSSSPRREYNLTGFFKTHLPFALESVRFESVRGNIATRVRKLLENPEVDGLIVAKAALDRLLSVPQDEFKESQRELRSYLAQVEWVALPLSVNPNAAAQGALAVEIKNGRSDLAAMLAEINDPVTFACAESERKTLASFGGGCHQKIGIAVLSRPYGHITMLKGLTDAGVVLDKHELAASTALPKFSAEQMWASEASSQRQALNNWSLPAGTNALYVARSEAWPEKLTANAQDYFVWTAGLKTWKNLAQKGIWVHGCSESLGEQEEARIDVLGGKLTWAKLSHETGYQENAAVMPLVATYSLSAEMKLPEVAKTESFFWASGSQFLQAAEQAPEILNKHHACGPGNTYKVIRQYLEEKNKFDAKHLQVFLDQEDWRKQCTK, from the coding sequence ATGCGCTTAAAGATCTCTGCACGCAAAAGTGACCTTGCACGCCTTCAGGCTTACATGGTTGGTGACGCTCTTAAATCTAAGAACCCACAATTGGAAATCGAATATCGCTTTACGGAGTCGTTGGGCGATAAAAATCTGACAGACCCTTTGTGGAAAATTCCCCAAAAAGGTGTTTTCACAGAAGACTTCATGAACGAATTGCTGAATGGCGATACGGACATGGTCGTGCATTCATGGAAAGACCTTCCAACGGAGCCTAAAACACAATCTGCGATCGTTGCGACTCTACCGCGCGCGGATCAGCGTGATTTGTTGTTGGTTAAAAAATCTCATTTCGAAAAATTGCGTTCCTCAAAAGCGATGCGTGTTTTCAGTTCTTCGCCTCGTCGAGAATACAACCTGACGGGTTTCTTTAAAACGCATTTGCCGTTTGCTTTGGAATCGGTGCGCTTTGAAAGCGTGCGTGGCAATATCGCGACTCGCGTGCGTAAGCTTTTGGAAAATCCTGAAGTCGACGGCTTGATCGTTGCGAAAGCCGCACTCGATCGTTTGTTGAGTGTGCCGCAAGATGAATTCAAAGAAAGCCAACGCGAACTTCGTTCTTACTTAGCACAAGTGGAATGGGTAGCTCTGCCATTGTCGGTGAATCCAAACGCCGCAGCCCAAGGTGCGTTGGCGGTTGAAATTAAAAATGGTCGTTCTGATTTGGCAGCGATGCTTGCTGAAATCAATGATCCAGTGACATTCGCCTGCGCTGAAAGCGAAAGAAAAACTTTGGCAAGCTTCGGTGGCGGTTGCCATCAGAAGATCGGTATTGCGGTTTTATCTCGCCCTTACGGTCACATCACGATGTTGAAGGGTTTGACGGATGCGGGTGTTGTTTTAGACAAACATGAACTTGCGGCCTCGACTGCACTTCCTAAATTCTCTGCCGAACAAATGTGGGCTTCTGAGGCCTCTTCACAACGTCAGGCTTTAAATAATTGGTCTTTGCCTGCTGGCACAAACGCTTTGTATGTGGCGCGCAGTGAAGCTTGGCCGGAAAAATTGACCGCAAACGCACAAGATTACTTTGTGTGGACTGCGGGGCTTAAAACGTGGAAAAACTTAGCGCAAAAAGGTATATGGGTTCACGGATGCTCGGAAAGCCTTGGTGAACAGGAAGAAGCGCGCATCGATGTTCTTGGTGGCAAATTAACATGGGCGAAATTATCTCATGAAACAGGTTACCAAGAAAACGCAGCGGTGATGCCTTTGGTTGCAACCTATTCGCTGAGTGCGGAAATGAAATTGCCTGAAGTTGCGAAAACCGAAAGCTTCTTCTGGGCCAGTGGCAGCCAGTTCTTGCAAGCCGCAGAACAAGCGCCAGAAATTTTGAACAAACATCATGCCTGCGGGCCTGGCAACACTTACAAAGTGATTCGTCAGTATCTTGAAGAAAAAAATAAGTTTGATGCAAAACACCTGCAAGTGTTTTTGGATCAAGAGGACTGGAGAAAACAATGCACAAAGTAA
- a CDS encoding glutamate-1-semialdehyde 2,1-aminomutase produces the protein MHKVTSEELFQRALKVAPGGVHSPVRSFKGLDRAPVFFKQAEGAFLTSVEDKKYIDFCQSFGPLILGHRDPEVAEEVHRMVDTAWTFGATEIYSLELAEWITSTLPFMQKLRFVSSGTEAVMSALRVARAATGRSKILKFEGCYHGHVDNLLVKAGSGLAGASASSSAGISAEVAATTVVAPLDDEAKLAEVFAAQGKDIAAVIIEPLPANYGLLIQRQEFLQKVSELCKKNGSLLIFDEVISGFRVGLAGMVEKTGITPDLVTYGKIIGGGFPVGCYGGRAELMNMVAPSGDVYQAGTLSANPIGMRAGLVTLKKMQRLDGWNVLEKRTQKFVQTLRDGFAKKGLPLKVEQHSSLFWIHGNSTNTIRTIEQIPADQGATFKKLFLKSLDKGVYLAPNAYEVGFVSMAHSDELLAEAAHIIIDSAE, from the coding sequence ATGCACAAAGTAACATCTGAAGAATTATTCCAACGCGCCCTGAAGGTGGCACCAGGTGGTGTTCACTCTCCTGTTCGTTCTTTTAAAGGCCTTGATCGTGCACCTGTTTTCTTTAAACAAGCTGAAGGTGCTTTCCTGACTTCCGTTGAAGACAAAAAGTACATCGACTTCTGCCAAAGCTTTGGTCCATTGATTTTGGGTCACCGCGATCCTGAAGTAGCTGAAGAAGTTCATCGCATGGTTGATACCGCTTGGACTTTCGGCGCAACAGAAATTTATTCTTTGGAACTGGCAGAGTGGATCACTTCAACTTTGCCATTCATGCAAAAACTTCGTTTCGTTTCTTCGGGTACGGAAGCTGTGATGTCAGCATTGCGTGTGGCACGTGCAGCCACAGGCCGTAGCAAGATTTTGAAATTTGAAGGTTGCTATCATGGTCACGTTGATAACTTGCTTGTTAAAGCAGGTTCAGGTCTTGCTGGTGCATCGGCTTCTTCTTCGGCAGGTATTTCTGCAGAAGTTGCGGCGACAACTGTTGTTGCGCCACTTGATGACGAAGCGAAATTAGCTGAAGTATTCGCAGCTCAAGGTAAAGATATCGCTGCGGTGATCATCGAACCACTTCCAGCGAACTATGGTCTTTTGATTCAACGCCAAGAATTCTTGCAAAAAGTTTCTGAGCTTTGCAAAAAGAACGGTTCATTGTTGATCTTTGACGAAGTTATTTCTGGTTTCCGTGTTGGCTTGGCTGGCATGGTTGAAAAAACAGGTATCACTCCGGATCTAGTGACTTACGGTAAAATCATCGGTGGTGGTTTCCCAGTAGGTTGCTACGGCGGTCGCGCGGAATTGATGAACATGGTTGCACCAAGCGGTGACGTTTACCAAGCCGGCACATTGTCAGCAAATCCAATCGGTATGCGTGCAGGTCTTGTGACTTTAAAGAAAATGCAACGCCTTGACGGTTGGAATGTTCTAGAAAAACGCACGCAAAAATTCGTTCAAACATTGCGTGATGGTTTTGCGAAAAAAGGTTTGCCGTTGAAAGTTGAACAGCACTCTTCGTTGTTCTGGATTCACGGTAATTCAACAAACACAATCCGTACGATCGAGCAAATCCCTGCGGACCAAGGTGCGACTTTCAAAAAGTTGTTCCTGAAGTCTTTGGATAAAGGTGTTTACTTGGCTCCAAACGCTTACGAAGTTGGTTTCGTATCAATGGCTCACTCGGATGAGCTTTTGGCAGAAGCTGCCCACATCATCATTGATTCAGCAGAGTAA
- a CDS encoding HAMP domain-containing sensor histidine kinase, producing MMKKLLKPNVKTLLAIIWFAFTFSLVTWWWIFFLLRFQSSASHRMFAWEGSILIAAILIGGIALIVFSYRDQKRHQRLRFFFSTFSHDIKTSIARLRLQAEVLEEDLNGNNSPVMKRLIQDIQRLDLQLENSLLLANLEEGHMLREDVSLNTLFGSLKNEFPDLSLEIEKEASIKGDRRALMSVFRNLLQNAVLHGKADTIRIKVRALNSHRLEIVVSDNGLGFKGHLNKLGSEILISTDSRGNGIGLLITKRLLEKMNGDVKFESKENAGFSSIIQVEGRL from the coding sequence ATGATGAAGAAACTCCTTAAACCTAATGTGAAAACGTTGCTTGCGATCATCTGGTTCGCATTCACGTTTTCGCTTGTAACATGGTGGTGGATTTTCTTCCTTTTGCGTTTCCAATCTTCTGCTTCACACCGCATGTTCGCTTGGGAAGGTAGCATCTTGATTGCTGCCATCCTGATCGGCGGTATCGCATTGATCGTCTTCAGTTACCGCGATCAAAAACGTCATCAGCGTTTGCGCTTCTTCTTTTCAACTTTCAGTCACGATATCAAGACATCGATTGCTCGCCTGCGCCTGCAAGCGGAAGTTCTGGAAGAAGATCTTAATGGCAACAACAGCCCGGTGATGAAACGTTTGATTCAAGATATTCAGCGTTTAGACCTGCAACTGGAAAACTCTTTGCTGCTAGCAAACCTTGAAGAAGGCCACATGCTTCGCGAAGACGTTTCTTTGAATACGCTCTTCGGGTCTTTGAAGAACGAATTCCCTGATTTGTCGTTAGAAATCGAAAAAGAAGCTTCCATCAAAGGCGATCGTCGCGCTTTGATGAGTGTTTTTAGAAATCTTCTGCAAAACGCTGTCTTGCATGGCAAAGCGGATACGATTCGTATTAAGGTCCGTGCCTTAAACTCTCACCGTTTGGAAATTGTGGTTTCTGATAACGGCTTAGGTTTTAAGGGACATCTTAACAAACTAGGTTCCGAGATTTTAATTTCCACAGATTCACGCGGCAACGGTATCGGTCTGCTTATCACCAAACGTCTTCTTGAAAAGATGAATGGTGACGTAAAATTTGAATCAAAAGAAAATGCTGGCTTTAGCTCTATCATTCAAGTGGAGGGTCGTCTGTGA
- a CDS encoding response regulator transcription factor, producing MKRKILLVEDDLSLGETLTERLRKDYDVEWGKTLADAWNLFSKGKDFDLVLLDVGLPDGSGFELAAKIKEVSPVLFLFLTAQADAESRLQGFELGAEEYIPKPFHLKELLIRVKHVLDAHAPVREIALDNCVINFTNMSVKKKSGQIEYPPVTDMKILQLLIDKSPRVLSRDEIMNEIWGVDKNPSVRTIDNTIVRLRQLLGDDGEKYIRSVRGVGYQWATEETP from the coding sequence GTGAAAAGAAAGATCCTTTTAGTTGAAGATGATTTATCGCTGGGTGAAACGCTGACAGAACGTCTGCGTAAAGACTATGACGTCGAATGGGGTAAGACCCTGGCTGACGCGTGGAACTTGTTTTCTAAAGGCAAAGATTTTGATCTTGTGCTTTTAGATGTGGGCCTTCCTGATGGCAGTGGCTTTGAATTAGCCGCTAAAATCAAAGAGGTTTCCCCGGTGTTGTTTTTATTCCTGACAGCACAGGCCGACGCCGAGTCGCGCTTACAAGGGTTTGAGTTGGGTGCGGAAGAATATATTCCGAAGCCATTCCATCTTAAGGAATTACTGATTCGTGTGAAACACGTTTTGGATGCGCATGCACCCGTTCGTGAAATCGCATTGGACAATTGTGTGATTAATTTTACAAACATGTCGGTAAAGAAAAAATCAGGTCAGATTGAATATCCGCCTGTGACTGACATGAAGATCTTGCAGTTATTAATTGATAAATCGCCCCGAGTACTCAGCCGTGATGAAATCATGAATGAGATTTGGGGCGTTGATAAAAATCCCAGCGTTCGCACCATCGACAATACAATTGTCCGCCTAAGACAACTCTTGGGTGACGACGGAGAAAAATACATCCGCTCTGTTCGCGGTGTGGGCTATCAATGGGCTACGGAGGAAACACCATGA
- a CDS encoding uroporphyrinogen decarboxylase family protein, translating to MNELFKNALNRTPQKTPPIWFMRQAGRYHQHYQALRAKHSFMELCKNPELAAQVALGPVEEFDFDVSILFSDILFPLEALGMGLDYTDHGPQLGFRLNQETISKLGDVDQAIDFMSFQKQAVIETRKVLPKNKSLIGFVGGLWTLFVYAMEGSHAGSLIASKAQINLFPQFLEKMYPLIKANIALQLAGGVEVVMIFDTAAGEVSPMFFQEWIQPVLTNLAKEFPGKIGYYSKGTQPVFFNKAFTELPWAGQGFDHRCFIPDCFKVQNKGFVQGNFDQSLLFMEESQFKKNLMTFLAPMKDMSLEQRAGWVCGLGHGVLPKTPERNVKLFVDTVREVLS from the coding sequence ATGAATGAACTTTTTAAAAACGCTTTGAACAGAACCCCACAAAAAACTCCTCCGATCTGGTTCATGCGTCAGGCAGGTCGTTATCACCAGCACTACCAAGCGCTTCGTGCGAAACACTCGTTCATGGAACTTTGTAAAAATCCAGAACTGGCAGCACAAGTTGCTTTAGGCCCGGTTGAAGAATTCGATTTCGACGTTTCAATCTTGTTCAGCGATATCTTGTTCCCACTTGAAGCTTTGGGTATGGGTTTGGATTACACAGATCACGGCCCACAATTGGGTTTCCGCCTGAATCAAGAAACTATTTCCAAATTGGGCGACGTTGATCAAGCCATCGACTTTATGTCATTCCAAAAACAAGCGGTGATTGAAACGCGCAAAGTTCTTCCTAAAAATAAATCTTTGATCGGTTTCGTTGGCGGCTTGTGGACATTGTTTGTGTATGCGATGGAAGGTTCTCACGCGGGCTCTTTGATCGCTTCAAAAGCACAAATTAATCTTTTCCCTCAATTCTTGGAAAAAATGTATCCGTTGATTAAAGCTAACATCGCTTTGCAATTGGCTGGTGGTGTTGAAGTTGTGATGATCTTCGATACGGCTGCTGGTGAAGTGTCACCAATGTTCTTCCAAGAATGGATTCAACCGGTATTGACGAATCTTGCAAAAGAATTCCCTGGTAAGATCGGTTACTACTCGAAGGGCACACAACCTGTGTTCTTCAATAAAGCCTTCACGGAACTTCCGTGGGCGGGCCAAGGTTTTGACCACCGTTGCTTCATTCCAGATTGCTTCAAAGTTCAAAACAAAGGTTTTGTTCAAGGCAATTTCGACCAAAGCTTACTTTTCATGGAAGAGTCGCAATTTAAAAAGAACCTAATGACTTTCTTGGCACCAATGAAAGATATGTCATTAGAACAACGTGCAGGCTGGGTTTGCGGTCTAGGTCACGGTGTTCTGCCTAAAACTCCGGAAAGAAATGTTAAACTCTTCGTAGATACAGTTCGCGAGGTGTTGTCATGA